The Triticum aestivum cultivar Chinese Spring chromosome 4B, IWGSC CS RefSeq v2.1, whole genome shotgun sequence sequence CTCTTCGGAGCACCTTGGATGGCACCAGGGGGTCAACCTTCTGCAACACCTTCACAGGAGGAATGTCAACAACCTTGGCAGGAGGAATGTCAACTCTCTGTGCCGCCTTAGCAGGTGGAGGAACAACTCGTCGTGTCAGCGGCATAGGCAAAGGATCAGCACTTCCCTTCACCTTGGCAGATGAAGGTGTAGCATTAACAGGCACCCGGGGATCTATCTTTTGCATGATCTTTGCTGAGGTAGGGGTATCTATCTTTTGCGTGATCTTCGCCGAGGTTGGGGGATCCACCTTTGGAGCAATATTTGTCATGGAAGGAACTCTTTGCAAGATCGTTGCAGGGGGTTTTACATCCATTTGTTTTGGCACAGATTGAGTATCCCTCTTGATGCTTTGCTGGAGACCGGCAGCTGACTTTACCATAACATCCCTGCAAGGTTGAACTGCATTCTGCTTACTCAACAAGGATGAAGGTGTAGCCATTTGTTGGACAGGTGGTTGCTGAAGAACCCTAGAACCATCCGACATGGCTGACGGAGATTCCTGATCTCTTTTTATCTTAATGCGAAGTACTGTCCCTGCAAAATCATAATTCATGGTCAGCAACTCTTGCAGAGAATGCTTACTAAAACCAACAGAAACCAAAAAATATGATGTGAAAGCCTCACCATTCTTACTTTGACTAGGGCCTGGGAGTACCACCTTTCTTCGCTTACTGCTGTCCTGAGAGCTCTCTGGTGATCCATGAATTGTCTGAATGAAAGAAGGAGCCCCATACTCTTCTGAGAGTCCACTCTTCTCCAACTGCTCAAACTGTTCTTTGGAGGCAGTTTTGGACTCCGGACCAGCTATGTTGGTATCTTCATGCTTTCTCTTCTTATGGCTGCGTTTTGAATGTTTTGTCTCACCACCACCCGGATGGGAAGCTTTCTTGTCATTcctccttttctctttcttttcggCCCTTTCCCTTTCTTTCTGGAGCTTCAGCCACCAGATTAATTGTCAGTTCTGATTTAGAACAGACGATGGCAATGCAATGCAGCATATTGCAGTATGGTAATGAAGTTTCAAACTTACACAAGCACACATAGAAATAATGCAGCACTAACACAGAAGTGCTACAAGTTACAGTTAGCAATTAATACATGAATCTTCCACAAATAATAATTCAGTACCCTTGATATATACTCCGTATCTTCTTTACACAGTTAGTCATAATCCTTATACAATGCAAGTACATAGAATCAAAGAATTAGAGCACATCAAAATTTGCACAACCATACTACGCAGAAGACACATTCATTGCCAGGCAAAGAACAGTTAAACAAAAAACGACAGCAAATTCCAGAACAGAGACAGCAAAATTCAGACCACGAAGGAAACTTTAGACAAGAATATATGGACAACTCAAATGGCATGTGTCAAGATTGCGAGACTACAAGATAAACAAGATAGCAAAAAGGATAAGGCAAGTAACGGCCAATGGAACCACACAATAGCGACACCACAAAGTGAGCACACTAATTTGTGGGTAATTGGTGCTAGTAACCAAATCCAAGAGAAAGCCCAATGTGCTAACAATTTTAGCAAGCCAGGAAATTATGGATTTCTCATTGCTAAATCTGGAGGAATATGAAATGTTTGCCTTTTCAAGTGAGATCTCCGGAAGGAGTATTTTTCACAGAAAATTTAGTCTCGTAACTAGCAATGCGATTGACAAATCAAGACATCACGGGCGTCAATCTGGGTACAGAATCAATCCTTCAAATACTGTAGGCCTGTAACAATAAAACTGGAAGGCGCATCTGACAGACCATGTTTTGTTTGCATTCAGGTTATTACCAATTTAAGCACGCTTAGCAGGCACGAGATCGGGCCGCGAGGTTAGGTCAGCAGAAACAGGCAATCGATCTAACCGACGCATCGGTGGCAAGGTTAGCCTCCCCTGGCATGCGATTCCCAAATCGCACGCGCACACCCAACAGATCTGATCAGAACCAACAGGCAAGAACACATGATCCGAGGACGTGCGTGTTGTAAATCCGATGGTTCAACAAACCTTAGCGGTCGTCTCCACCACGGGAACGGGGGGCACGGCCACTGGGTTTCGCACGTAGCCCGGCGGCGGGTAGGGGAAGCACCTCGACATGGCGGCCGGTGTGAATCCCGCTGCGCGATGCGCGAACCCTCGGAATCAAGAGAGCGACGGCGAGGCCCGCCCTAATCGACCGCGAACCGAAGGAGATTTCGATTCGCGGGAAGAAATCCGACGGAACGGATTGGGGGCTCTCGGCGGGAGGGATTTGGCTCTtgtgtggcggctagggtttcacgGGGAGGAGAGGGGAAATTTTAGCGGCGGCTACGCGAGATGGGAACGGAAGAAAAGGGTAGCCTCTTCGAGGGTCCGGGGGTTGGGCGGTATATATAGCCGGAGGGGAGGTGCCCGAGTCGTGCGGGGAACTGGCGCGTCCGCCTCGCTTACCAACCAGGCCTCTACACGGAGTCCCTGACGGGCGGGACCGGAAGCCCGCAGGGCCCGATGGCAGCGAGGGGCACGGGTGGAGGGGGGCCGGAGGCGGTGCGTGTGGGGCACGGCAAGCGGCGCGCTCTCATTGGCTAGGCCGCGCGGCGGCCCACCTGCCGGGGAGCGGGCGGGGGTGGCGTGTTCGCGTTGCACACGAAACGTGTTCGCGGGGTGGGCCCCCCGCGGCGCGGAACCGACCTAGAAGGCGGTGATAGCGGGCCGGCACGTGGGGCGCGGCTTTCGCGTGGCTGCCAGCCCAGCGCGAGGCTGTGCGGTGGGAGGCGAGGCGCgttgccttctcttttttttttcctcCCGCGCGGCTCCGTGACCGTGTCCCCGTCCCGTTCGTTCTGCGGTGCCCAGCGAAAACCCCCCGAGCGCGCGGCGGCGGGGAGTCCCGCTCGCGTAGATCTGAAGATTTCAGATTTCGGATTTTGGATTTTGGATGCCGAGGGAGGGCTGCTGCGATTTGTTTTTTTTTGTGAGGCGGCAGCCCCGATTTGTTTAATCTCGCGCCTGAACAATGATCATAGCAGCATgatagtgggggggggggaatcccagGATTGGATCGTAGCAGTACTCCTAACCATGTTCGCAATTCCAGCTCATGTTCTGCCGTGTCGAGTTTTACCGGATTGAATCAACGACCCGAAATTTAACCGTCCAACAAAAACTAACTCAATTCGTTACCGTATATGAATTCCACCGCTTTTCAAAAAATCGCAAAATGCAACCCATTCTTTTGTTAAAATTCACACGAACTATGATCAAAATGGCACTTTTTTGCTGAATTTTGTGAAAATTTTACCCAAATTTTGTCAAATTTACATGAACTATGATCAAATCGACACATTTTCTCTCTTGTAGGCTACCAAAACCTTTCGAACACATGCTACTCGTATCTTAAGCCATAATTATATGTGATAGCATTCTTGAGACGGGCGGGACACAAGGGTCATGGGAATGAGTAAGGTCTGGGGGCGGTGAATTTTCTACTAATGTTGTATTGCGTCTACTTTTATTCTATCGTCTCACTTATGAATAGCTGGCACTTCGGGCTCGAGAGTGAcgtgagcataagtattttattttTCAGTATTTTTTAGTGTCTCGTCGGATGTGATGTGTGAGACCGAAGTTCGATATGCACAAGCATGGGTGGATGGACGAGTGGAATAGACAACCTTAGTTTGACAAATGGCCAATTGTAGTAATCTAAACCCTAGTAATGAAAACCTCATTTTTTCCTTGTTTGGGTTAGAAAAAGGGGTCGATGGCTCTTTTTCAAGTAAAACAAGATATTCAAGATAGTACGCTTTTATAAAAAAGCATGATTTCTGAAGAAAATAGTATATCTTAATAGAGATACAACCGAGCTTTCAGCACTAGAAAGCCAGATAAGCATATTTTGCAAACGCTAGGTCAGATAGAAAGCGCGTAAACATGCGGGTCATATAGAATTGTCTTTAATCAAACTTAGCCCATCTCTAACAAATCCATGTAGTATATTCCCTCGTCTTATCCATGTCCTCCGAAAAACTATTTTAGAGGATTAAACTCTGGATTTCAATAACGATCTAATGATCGATCGTGGGCTGGAATGAACGAAAGGTTCGCGATGAGGAATTCCCCTGCTCGAACATTTTCGTTCGATACGACCCCCGCCCCAGCGTACCGTGTGCGCAAAACCCACGTCAGCTAGGCCCTCTACTAGGCCTCCTGCCCAACACGATTCCCTTTGCACATAGAATAAAAAAGTGAAAATTGTCCAAtatacaaaaacaaaaaaaatcacacTGGCACATGTAGTAAGTGTTACCATGGAGTGTATAAAAAATTAATCGTCATCTTATATACAAAAACTTGCCGATATCTAGCACATTAAAAAAATCATGCATGGCAAAATTGCCACGAAAATATAGAGGAATAAAAATTGTAGAAAATTTTCCATGATGTAGGTCATAACAAAAAAATACAACATGTGTGGTAAGAAACTTCATATTTAAAATTGAGCTATCATGCTTTAGGTCAATAGATATTAGATTAAAAAACAAAGGGTCTCCCTAGggattgcacatctaagtgactaaATCAAGCATACAAAGGAAAAAAAATACCCACACAAATCTCGCGTAAAATCAATGACATGGGACTTGGATGTGCAATAcgtatggcacatctagatgtgctttagcaaaactgacaAAGGAAATAAAAAAAACGTAAGTTAGCCATAATAGTGGGTGTATGTTTGACCATAAGTTTGCCTTATGTAAATGGCATGCATGAGAAACAAAATTTGACATACCTTAAAACATGAAAAGAAAACTTAACATTGAACTTAAATTGTCATTGTTTTATAAAGATGATGGCCAAAATTTGAATTTTATTATGAAAATAGTCTCATGAAACAAATTTGCCATGTGGATATTCAaaaaataaatttgccatggtgtcaaaaaatgaatttgcaatggTTTCTGCAACAAATTTGGCACGCTCTGAAAATATAATTGACCATGGTCCAAAATATGAATTTTCTATGGTACCAAAAATGAACTTGCCATGGCCAAATATATAAGTTTTCCATGATAGAGAACAAAAACAATTTGTTATGGTCTAATTTTTTTTTACCATAGATTGTTCGATACAATTTTCATGGATTGTTAGAAACATGATAGAGGAAATTTTACCATGCATTGTTCGATAAATTTGTCGTGCTtcaaaaagaaaattacaaaatggTTAAAAAGCTTAATTTGCCGTTGTTCATATAGTATATTTGCCATCAACTATAAAGTAAATTTGCCATGGTGCAAAGGAAAAAATGGCTATGgtacaaaaaatcatgacaaattTGATTGTCGTGGTACACAAGTTTGCCGTTATAACTCCAAAATTGGGGTCCACTAATTTAGAAAATGTGAGTTTCCATGTGGCCACAAATTTCAAAATTGCCATATGTGTGGAACAAAAATTTGTATAGTTACCATTTGAGCATTAACATGTTTTCTAAAATTTGCCATGCTTTGAGATTGCCATGTGATTACAAGAAAGATTTTTTTTTTAACTTTGCCATGAGTGGGGAGGGGAAAAAAATCCTAGAGTTGTCATGTGATAGTTATTTTTTTCTAAAATTGCcgtgttttgaaaaaaaaaaggaTGTTTCGAAATTGTCATGTGACCATAAGAAACAATTCTCAAAATTTTGCCATTTGTGGAGAGCAAAATATCCTATAGTTGCCTCGCAAGCGCTAAAATTTCCTACATTTGTCACGTACTCTTAGCAACAATTCCTAGAATTGTCATGTCTTACACACCAAAAAAGCGAAAAAATGCCATCTAAAACATGTTTTTTTTGCCGTGTGAAACATTACCAGAATGTGTAAAATTTGCCATGTGACATGTTTTCGAATTTCATAAACTTCCCCATGTGGACATTACAGAAACCTATGAACTTCCCATGTACCTAACACAGAATTTTGCGATGTCATGTATAAGATTTGCCATGCCATGGCATGTAGAAAAATCCATAGAGAATTTGCCGTGAGAACAGGAATGTTTAGTCGCAATCACAAAAGGAATTTGCCATGTAGAAAAATCCATAGAGAATTTGCCATGAGAACAAGAATATTTAGTTGCCATCATAAAaggaatttgccatggcaaaatgtTGAGACGAATAAAAAATTGAGACACACAAAGAAATGCCTG is a genomic window containing:
- the LOC123092809 gene encoding triadin isoform X2 yields the protein MSRCFPYPPPGYVRNPVAVPPVPVVETTAKKERERAEKKEKRRNDKKASHPGGGETKHSKRSHKKRKHEDTNIAGPESKTASKEQFEQLEKSGLSEEYGAPSFIQTIHGSPESSQDSSKRRKVVLPGPSQSKNGTVLRIKIKRDQESPSAMSDGSRVLQQPPVQQMATPSSLLSKQNAVQPCRDVMVKSAAGLQQSIKRDTQSVPKQMDVKPPATILQRVPSMTNIAPKVDPPTSAKITQKIDTPTSAKIMQKIDPRVPVNATPSSAKVKGSADPLPMPLTRRVVPPPAKAAQRVDIPPAKVVDIPPVKVLQKVDPLVPSKVLRRDAPPPSLPVLQKETIKVAASNQPDRQQQPVLHKPKGPVGTPLVQQQQSSTSLAKEEPCSSGRNTEKGTVPEAKQSKSDRKKSRKAEKEEKKERKFRDLFVTWNPPSLEIEETGNLGDQDWLLGGAKKPDASNSSCKASDGLAPMELEFSWQPRAIHLPDLHMYQLPYVVPL
- the LOC123092809 gene encoding triadin isoform X1, which gives rise to MSRCFPYPPPGYVRNPVAVPPVPVVETTAKLQKERERAEKKEKRRNDKKASHPGGGETKHSKRSHKKRKHEDTNIAGPESKTASKEQFEQLEKSGLSEEYGAPSFIQTIHGSPESSQDSSKRRKVVLPGPSQSKNGTVLRIKIKRDQESPSAMSDGSRVLQQPPVQQMATPSSLLSKQNAVQPCRDVMVKSAAGLQQSIKRDTQSVPKQMDVKPPATILQRVPSMTNIAPKVDPPTSAKITQKIDTPTSAKIMQKIDPRVPVNATPSSAKVKGSADPLPMPLTRRVVPPPAKAAQRVDIPPAKVVDIPPVKVLQKVDPLVPSKVLRRDAPPPSLPVLQKETIKVAASNQPDRQQQPVLHKPKGPVGTPLVQQQQSSTSLAKEEPCSSGRNTEKGTVPEAKQSKSDRKKSRKAEKEEKKERKFRDLFVTWNPPSLEIEETGNLGDQDWLLGGAKKPDASNSSCKASDGLAPMELEFSWQPRAIHLPDLHMYQLPYVVPL
- the LOC123092809 gene encoding triadin isoform X3, with the protein product MSRCFPYPPPGYVRNPVAVPPVPVVETTAKLQKERERAEKKEKRRNDKKASHPGGGETKHSKRSHKKRKHEDTNIAGPESKTASKEQFEQLEKSGLSEEYGAPSFIQTIHGSPESSQDSSKRRKVVLPGPSQRTVLRIKIKRDQESPSAMSDGSRVLQQPPVQQMATPSSLLSKQNAVQPCRDVMVKSAAGLQQSIKRDTQSVPKQMDVKPPATILQRVPSMTNIAPKVDPPTSAKITQKIDTPTSAKIMQKIDPRVPVNATPSSAKVKGSADPLPMPLTRRVVPPPAKAAQRVDIPPAKVVDIPPVKVLQKVDPLVPSKVLRRDAPPPSLPVLQKETIKVAASNQPDRQQQPVLHKPKGPVGTPLVQQQQSSTSLAKEEPCSSGRNTEKGTVPEAKQSKSDRKKSRKAEKEEKKERKFRDLFVTWNPPSLEIEETGNLGDQDWLLGGAKKPDASNSSCKASDGLAPMELEFSWQPRAIHLPDLHMYQLPYVVPL